The Flavobacterium piscisymbiosum genome includes a region encoding these proteins:
- a CDS encoding discoidin domain-containing protein — MKFNNIHFFIWLLVLNAFSLSIYAQNKVSLNSSDIVWKVKPQAEVGQDSLKILAPNYSGTNWVNAVVPGTIFNSYVVNGLEKDPNFGDNIYQVDKAKYDRSFWYRTEFKVPENFTKDIIWLNFEGINREGDVYLNGKKIATLSGMMQRGKFDITKLAHRNDKNVLAVLVSIPKTPLNNYGSPTYISSAGWDWMPYVPGLNSGITDDVFLSNTNKITIVDPWIHSNLPSNARADLDVKVEMKNSSAQNQEAVLTGVIMPGNITFSKKINLDANGITSVHFNKEQFPELSIQNPKLWWPNGYGDPNLYTCQFTLKIGDVVSDTQKITFGIKKYTYDTEGGVLHVSINGKRVFLKGGNWGMSEYMLRCRGDEYDLKVKLHKEMNYNIIRNWLGSTTDDEFYQACDKYGIMVWDDFWLNANPNLPLDIHVFNSNVIEKIKRVRNHASIAVWCGNNEGLPQPPLNGWIAENIKTFDNNDRYYQPCSNTGNLSGSGLWGNKDPRFYFTKYPAAYVGTGDGPSWGLRTEIGTAVFPNIESFKKFIPEKDWWPRNEMWDKHFFGEKAFNASPDNYDNSINERYGKPNNLEEYTTKAQLLNIETNKAMYEGWLDHMWEDASGIMIWMSQSSYPSMVWQTYDYYYDLTGAYWGVKSACEPMHIQWNSVNNSVKVINTTGTDFKNLKAEAEVFNMDGKSVAKFEQNATIDSYPNTATESFVIPFYSNQKDLAFQKNATASSTDGGNLRDVTDGDSNSRWASNATDNEWIYVDLEKEYTINRVVLNWENAFGKEYKIQVSTDAKNWTDASVIKEGKQGLETISFDEVKARYVRMLGIKRGSGWGYSLYDFKIFGADANTSDLSPVHFIRLKLKDAQNKLISENFYWRGINMKDFTELNKLPKANVNVSSKVVKQNGKYVIKAKVSSPQGIAFGIHIQTLNDKTGAQILPAIINDSYFTLLKGESKEITVEFDETLLKNGEKPVIKAIPYNK; from the coding sequence ATGAAGTTTAATAATATTCACTTTTTTATATGGTTATTAGTTTTAAATGCTTTTTCGTTAAGTATTTATGCTCAAAACAAAGTAAGTTTAAACTCTTCTGATATCGTTTGGAAAGTCAAACCGCAAGCAGAAGTAGGGCAGGACAGTCTTAAAATATTGGCCCCAAATTATTCCGGAACAAATTGGGTAAATGCCGTTGTTCCGGGTACAATTTTCAATTCGTATGTTGTAAACGGATTAGAGAAAGATCCTAATTTTGGCGATAATATTTATCAGGTAGATAAAGCAAAATACGATCGCAGTTTCTGGTATCGTACCGAATTTAAGGTTCCTGAAAATTTTACAAAAGATATTATTTGGTTAAATTTTGAAGGAATCAACCGCGAAGGAGATGTTTACCTTAACGGAAAAAAAATAGCCACACTTAGCGGAATGATGCAACGTGGTAAATTTGATATTACTAAGTTGGCGCATCGCAACGATAAAAATGTTCTGGCAGTTTTGGTAAGTATCCCGAAAACGCCTTTAAATAATTACGGAAGTCCAACCTATATTTCAAGCGCCGGTTGGGATTGGATGCCGTATGTACCGGGATTAAATTCCGGAATTACAGATGATGTTTTTCTTAGCAATACAAACAAAATTACGATTGTAGATCCGTGGATTCATAGCAATTTACCTTCGAATGCACGAGCAGATCTTGATGTAAAAGTAGAAATGAAAAATTCATCGGCACAAAATCAGGAAGCAGTTCTGACAGGTGTAATTATGCCCGGAAATATTACTTTTTCTAAAAAAATAAATTTAGATGCAAACGGAATTACAAGCGTACATTTTAACAAAGAACAATTTCCGGAACTTTCGATTCAGAATCCTAAATTATGGTGGCCAAATGGTTACGGAGATCCTAATTTATATACGTGTCAGTTTACTTTAAAAATTGGAGATGTAGTTTCGGATACTCAAAAAATAACCTTCGGAATCAAAAAATATACTTACGATACAGAGGGCGGTGTTCTGCATGTTTCGATAAACGGAAAACGTGTTTTTCTAAAAGGTGGAAACTGGGGAATGAGCGAATATATGCTTCGTTGCCGAGGAGACGAATACGATCTTAAAGTGAAACTGCACAAAGAAATGAATTACAATATTATTCGTAACTGGTTAGGTTCTACTACAGATGATGAATTTTATCAGGCTTGTGATAAATATGGGATCATGGTTTGGGATGATTTTTGGCTCAACGCAAATCCTAACTTACCATTAGACATTCACGTTTTTAATAGCAATGTAATCGAGAAAATAAAACGAGTAAGAAATCATGCCAGTATTGCAGTTTGGTGCGGAAATAACGAAGGATTACCACAACCTCCGTTAAACGGCTGGATTGCCGAAAACATAAAGACTTTTGATAATAACGACAGATATTATCAGCCTTGCTCAAACACAGGAAACTTAAGCGGCAGCGGACTTTGGGGCAATAAAGATCCGAGGTTTTATTTTACCAAATATCCTGCGGCTTATGTAGGAACGGGCGATGGCCCAAGTTGGGGTTTAAGAACTGAAATTGGTACAGCAGTTTTCCCTAATATTGAAAGCTTTAAGAAATTTATTCCTGAAAAAGACTGGTGGCCAAGAAACGAAATGTGGGACAAACATTTCTTTGGAGAAAAAGCCTTTAATGCTTCGCCGGATAATTATGATAATAGCATAAATGAACGTTACGGAAAACCCAATAACCTCGAAGAATATACCACAAAAGCCCAATTATTAAATATCGAAACCAACAAAGCCATGTACGAAGGCTGGTTAGATCATATGTGGGAAGATGCTTCAGGGATTATGATCTGGATGAGTCAATCCTCTTATCCTAGTATGGTTTGGCAAACGTATGACTATTACTATGACTTAACAGGAGCATATTGGGGTGTAAAATCAGCTTGTGAGCCCATGCATATTCAATGGAATTCGGTAAATAATTCGGTTAAAGTAATTAATACTACAGGAACTGATTTCAAGAATTTAAAGGCTGAAGCCGAAGTATTTAATATGGATGGAAAATCAGTAGCAAAATTCGAACAAAATGCAACCATCGATTCGTATCCGAATACAGCGACAGAAAGTTTTGTGATTCCGTTTTATTCCAATCAAAAAGATCTTGCGTTTCAAAAAAATGCAACAGCTTCTTCTACAGATGGAGGAAATCTAAGAGACGTTACAGATGGCGATTCTAATAGTCGTTGGGCAAGTAATGCTACTGATAACGAATGGATTTATGTAGATCTTGAAAAAGAATATACCATAAACAGAGTAGTTTTAAACTGGGAAAATGCCTTTGGAAAAGAATATAAAATCCAGGTAAGTACCGATGCGAAAAACTGGACAGACGCAAGTGTTATAAAAGAAGGAAAACAAGGTCTCGAAACCATTTCGTTTGACGAAGTAAAAGCCCGTTATGTTCGAATGTTGGGTATAAAACGCGGTTCAGGTTGGGGATATTCACTTTACGATTTTAAAATTTTTGGTGCCGATGCCAATACTTCAGATTTAAGTCCGGTACATTTTATTCGATTAAAATTGAAAGATGCTCAGAATAAATTAATCAGCGAGAATTTTTATTGGAGAGGAATCAACATGAAAGATTTTACAGAACTGAATAAATTGCCAAAAGCAAACGTAAATGTTTCCAGCAAAGTGGTAAAACAAAACGGAAAATATGTGATAAAGGCAAAAGTTTCAAGCCCACAAGGAATTGCATTTGGAATCCATATTCAAACATTAAATGATAAAACCGGAGCTCAGATTTTACCGGCAATTATAAACGATAGTTATTTTACTCTACTAAAAGGAGAAAGTAAAGAAATTACCGTAGAATTTGATGAAACACTTTTGAAAAACGGTGAAAAACCGGTTATAAAAGCTATTCCATACAATAAATAA
- a CDS encoding glycoside hydrolase family 95 protein, which produces MNIKKFKALLFILLPLLGYSQNNPLELWYNKPASQWEETLPLGNGRLGIMPGGGVTTEKLVLNEITLWSGGPQDANNYKAYSFLPKIRQLLLENKNKEAQKLIDQHFICTGAGSGSGNGADVPFGAYQVLGDMTLKFDYKTQSKPVNYSRNLDIQTAVAGTQFTIDGVTYKREYFTGFGDDAGFIKLTSSKKGKLNFTIQLDRPERFKTVNGSDNSLVMTGQLNNGTDGKGMKYKAKVKTQQVDGNALYTNNKIEIKNATEVVIFISAGTDYKDKNFETTTDKVLDAAMQTKYQDQKKKHVENYQKLFNRLTLNFGKSAKKTLPTNERLDTFIKEPDTDKGLPVLFYQYGRYLSISSTRLGLLPPNLQGLWAKEVQTPWNADYHLDVNVQMNHWALETANLSELNLPLKDLTKDLVPNGEKTAKAYYNADGWVAHVITNVWGFTEPGESASWGITKSGSGWLCNNLWSHYLYTNDQAYLAEIYPILKGAAQFYKSMLVKDPETGWLVTSPSVSPENSFLLPNGDASHVCMGPTIDNQIIRELFNNVIIASKKLGLDNDLSIELDKQLKLLPPPGVVSPDGRIMEWLKDYKEEDPQHRHISHLYGLYPGSLITPENKPELVDAIKKTLEVRGDDGTSWSIAYKMLFWARLKDGNRAYKLFKTILRQTHDTNINYGPGGGVYANLLSAGPPFQIDGNFGAAAGIGEMLIQSHAGFIELLPAMPDVWLNQGEVKGLKAEGNFTVNIKWEKGKVTKYEILSPIPTKVKVKVNGELKEITSSKL; this is translated from the coding sequence ATGAACATTAAAAAATTTAAAGCACTGCTTTTTATACTATTGCCCTTGTTAGGCTATTCGCAAAATAACCCATTAGAATTATGGTATAACAAACCTGCCTCTCAATGGGAAGAAACATTGCCGCTAGGAAACGGACGTTTAGGAATTATGCCGGGCGGAGGAGTGACAACCGAAAAATTGGTTTTGAACGAAATTACTTTATGGAGCGGAGGTCCGCAAGATGCCAATAATTACAAAGCATATTCTTTTTTGCCAAAAATAAGACAATTGTTATTGGAGAATAAAAATAAAGAAGCCCAAAAACTAATCGACCAGCATTTTATCTGTACAGGAGCAGGTTCAGGAAGCGGAAACGGAGCTGATGTACCCTTTGGAGCGTATCAGGTTTTGGGAGATATGACATTAAAATTTGATTACAAAACCCAATCAAAACCGGTTAATTATAGCAGAAATCTGGACATTCAAACCGCAGTTGCCGGAACTCAATTTACAATTGACGGCGTGACGTATAAGCGTGAATATTTTACAGGATTTGGAGATGATGCAGGTTTTATAAAATTGACTTCGAGCAAAAAAGGAAAACTAAATTTCACTATTCAGTTAGATCGACCAGAACGTTTTAAAACTGTAAATGGCTCTGATAATTCGCTTGTTATGACAGGTCAGCTTAACAACGGAACCGACGGAAAAGGAATGAAATATAAAGCAAAAGTAAAAACTCAGCAAGTAGATGGAAATGCTTTATATACCAACAATAAAATTGAAATAAAAAATGCTACAGAAGTTGTGATTTTTATTTCTGCAGGAACAGATTATAAAGATAAAAATTTCGAAACTACTACAGATAAAGTTTTGGATGCAGCGATGCAAACGAAATATCAGGATCAGAAGAAAAAACACGTTGAAAACTACCAAAAGTTATTCAATCGTTTGACTTTAAATTTCGGAAAAAGCGCAAAGAAAACATTACCAACAAATGAGCGTTTAGATACTTTTATAAAAGAACCAGATACAGATAAGGGACTTCCTGTTTTGTTTTATCAATACGGTCGTTATTTGAGTATCAGCAGCACAAGATTAGGATTGTTGCCGCCAAACTTGCAGGGATTATGGGCGAAAGAAGTACAAACGCCATGGAACGCCGATTATCATCTGGATGTAAATGTTCAGATGAATCACTGGGCATTAGAAACCGCCAATTTATCAGAATTGAATCTTCCATTAAAAGATTTGACTAAAGATCTTGTACCAAATGGAGAAAAAACAGCCAAAGCCTATTACAATGCTGATGGTTGGGTGGCACATGTTATCACAAACGTTTGGGGTTTTACAGAACCAGGTGAAAGTGCTTCATGGGGAATCACAAAATCAGGTTCAGGCTGGTTGTGCAACAATTTATGGAGCCATTATTTGTATACCAATGATCAGGCTTATTTAGCTGAAATTTACCCAATTTTAAAAGGTGCGGCTCAGTTTTACAAAAGTATGTTGGTAAAAGATCCTGAAACAGGCTGGTTGGTAACTTCACCATCGGTATCTCCGGAAAACTCATTTTTATTACCAAATGGCGATGCGTCGCACGTTTGTATGGGACCTACAATTGACAATCAAATTATTCGCGAATTGTTTAATAACGTGATCATCGCCTCTAAAAAACTTGGTTTAGATAATGATTTGAGTATTGAATTAGACAAACAATTAAAATTATTACCGCCTCCAGGGGTTGTTAGTCCAGATGGAAGAATCATGGAATGGTTGAAAGATTATAAGGAAGAAGATCCTCAACACCGTCATATTTCTCATTTATATGGCTTATATCCAGGATCTTTGATTACTCCTGAAAACAAACCAGAATTGGTAGACGCCATTAAAAAAACGCTTGAAGTAAGAGGAGATGATGGAACAAGCTGGTCAATTGCATACAAAATGCTGTTTTGGGCTCGTTTAAAAGATGGAAACAGAGCTTATAAATTATTTAAGACAATACTTAGACAAACACATGATACCAATATTAATTATGGTCCTGGTGGTGGTGTATATGCCAATTTACTTTCTGCAGGTCCACCATTTCAAATTGATGGAAATTTTGGAGCAGCTGCAGGAATTGGCGAAATGTTGATTCAAAGTCATGCCGGATTTATCGAATTATTGCCTGCAATGCCAGATGTTTGGTTAAACCAAGGTGAAGTAAAAGGGCTTAAAGCCGAAGGAAACTTTACCGTAAACATCAAATGGGAAAAAGGTAAAGTAACCAAATATGAGATTCTATCTCCAATACCAACAAAAGTAAAAGTGAAGGTTAATGGAGAATTAAAAGAAATTACTTCATCTAAATTGTAA
- a CDS encoding GH92 family glycosyl hydrolase encodes MKIKKIILFGTLLSSIVLGAQTSDKITSHVNPFIGTGAAQGSPLSGNNYPGATVPFGMMQLSPDTRNTPDWSVASGYNYNDTTIAGFSHTHLSGTGVAELFDVMLMPFSGEIVKEEAGQNAYQSKFSHEKESAKPGYYSVELLDYQIKAELSATTHAGFHKYSFPKNKEAHIVIDLDHSMKKSDWNTRIIASQLSFPNDHTIEGYRIITGWAPMRKVFFHAEFSQPIIHNHVTDGGNVYDNAKIVNGNAIRAILDFDTSKQQEILVKVGISATSIENARLNVQAEIPAWDFNATVNAADVIWEKELSKIKIEATAEQKQIFYTALYHTFIQPNTLSDINGDYPSADYTVRNSPKPYYSTFSLWDTYRGAHPLYTITQQERSADFVNSMLAYYKAFGYLPIWQLWGQENYCMIGNHAIPVVVDAVLKNLPGIDVDLAFEAVKNSATLEHPGSPFGIWEKYGYVPENLKSQSVSLTLEMAYDDWCVAELAKKLGKTDDYNHFTKRSQFYKNLYDKKIGFFRAKDDKGNWIGPFDPLKYGANGGYPFTEGNGWQYFWYVPQDVKGLIGLVDGDNLFTKKLDTFFTLEDKPEEVNDNASGFIGQYAHGNEPSHHIAYLYNYAGQPWKTQQYVAEILKKMYNTTSSGYSGNDDCGELSAWYVFSAMGFYPVNPASSIYVIGTPILKEASIQLKDGKAFKVIANNVSDKNIYIESAKLNGKSYTKTFIRQADIDTGGTLEFVMSSKQNKKWGTKLEDRPVE; translated from the coding sequence ATGAAAATAAAAAAAATAATACTCTTTGGGACTTTACTAAGTTCAATAGTTCTTGGAGCACAAACTTCTGATAAAATCACCTCTCACGTAAATCCATTTATCGGAACAGGCGCAGCACAAGGATCACCGCTTTCAGGAAATAATTATCCCGGAGCAACAGTTCCGTTTGGGATGATGCAATTGAGTCCTGATACACGCAACACACCCGATTGGAGCGTTGCCAGCGGCTATAATTACAATGATACTACAATTGCAGGCTTTAGTCACACACATCTTAGCGGAACTGGTGTAGCCGAGTTATTCGACGTTATGTTGATGCCTTTTAGTGGAGAAATTGTCAAAGAAGAAGCAGGACAAAATGCCTATCAATCTAAATTTTCTCATGAAAAAGAATCCGCAAAACCGGGTTATTATAGCGTTGAACTTTTAGATTATCAGATAAAAGCAGAGCTTTCGGCAACAACGCACGCGGGTTTTCATAAATATAGTTTTCCTAAAAATAAAGAAGCACATATCGTCATCGATTTAGATCATTCGATGAAAAAATCCGATTGGAATACGCGTATCATTGCGTCTCAATTGTCATTTCCTAACGATCATACGATTGAAGGATATCGTATCATTACAGGTTGGGCACCAATGCGAAAAGTATTTTTTCATGCAGAGTTTTCACAGCCTATCATTCACAATCATGTTACAGATGGTGGAAATGTTTATGATAATGCCAAAATAGTAAACGGAAATGCAATAAGAGCCATTCTAGATTTTGATACATCAAAACAACAAGAGATTTTGGTAAAAGTTGGAATCTCGGCAACCAGTATCGAAAATGCACGTTTGAATGTACAAGCTGAAATTCCTGCCTGGGATTTTAATGCAACTGTAAATGCTGCCGATGTCATTTGGGAAAAAGAATTAAGCAAAATAAAAATAGAAGCTACAGCAGAGCAAAAGCAGATTTTCTACACCGCTTTGTATCACACATTTATTCAGCCCAACACTTTGTCAGATATTAACGGAGATTATCCATCAGCTGATTATACGGTTAGAAATTCACCCAAACCTTATTATTCGACATTCTCTTTGTGGGATACGTATCGTGGCGCACATCCATTATATACGATAACGCAACAAGAACGTTCTGCCGATTTTGTAAATAGTATGTTGGCGTATTATAAAGCCTTTGGTTACTTGCCAATCTGGCAATTATGGGGACAGGAAAATTATTGTATGATAGGCAATCACGCCATTCCGGTTGTGGTTGATGCTGTACTTAAAAACTTGCCAGGCATTGATGTCGATTTGGCTTTTGAAGCTGTAAAGAATTCAGCAACACTTGAACATCCGGGATCACCATTTGGTATTTGGGAAAAGTACGGTTATGTTCCTGAGAATTTAAAATCACAATCAGTTTCTTTGACTTTAGAAATGGCGTATGATGATTGGTGTGTGGCAGAACTGGCAAAGAAATTGGGTAAAACAGATGATTACAATCATTTTACAAAACGTTCTCAATTCTATAAAAATCTATATGACAAAAAAATTGGTTTTTTCAGGGCAAAAGATGATAAAGGCAATTGGATAGGTCCTTTTGATCCTTTAAAATATGGCGCAAACGGTGGCTATCCGTTTACAGAAGGTAATGGCTGGCAATACTTTTGGTACGTTCCGCAAGATGTAAAAGGACTTATTGGTTTAGTTGATGGAGATAATCTTTTCACTAAAAAACTAGATACTTTTTTTACATTAGAAGATAAACCCGAAGAAGTAAATGATAACGCTTCAGGTTTCATTGGTCAATATGCACACGGAAACGAACCAAGCCATCACATTGCTTATCTCTACAATTATGCAGGTCAACCCTGGAAAACCCAACAATACGTAGCAGAGATTTTGAAGAAAATGTACAATACAACTTCATCCGGTTATTCCGGAAATGATGATTGCGGTGAACTTTCGGCTTGGTATGTTTTTAGCGCAATGGGATTTTATCCCGTTAATCCTGCTAGTAGTATTTATGTTATAGGAACACCAATTCTTAAAGAAGCTTCTATTCAATTGAAAGATGGAAAGGCTTTTAAAGTTATAGCAAACAATGTTTCTGATAAAAATATTTATATCGAAAGTGCCAAACTAAATGGTAAATCGTATACCAAAACATTTATCCGTCAAGCGGATATTGATACCGGCGGAACTTTAGAATTTGTTATGTCATCAAAACAGAATAAGAAATGGGGAACGAAATTGGAAGACAGACCAGTTGAGTAG